In Hahella sp. KA22, one genomic interval encodes:
- a CDS encoding GGDEF domain-containing protein, translating to MSSSLDERIKSHQHIRKRRTLMTFGSYLLTFAVAMAGWSSGLLELRYAMHFLIMSVAINGGFYLCFLSNWNLSRKDPNLTEEQMLVSLFPPLYIMYFMDDNQARSAVAMVAIIPLLYGILGIDTKRYIRVAAAYFGGYLGLLCLLLWLKPRLVTPNSEFVLLTALFMVMAQMALIGGFISKLRASLRVKNHQLNEALEKISVMASTDELTGLCTRRELMKQLSNEISRCRRSSGALSLCLLDIDHFKRINDSYGHQAGDAVLKKVAETMQSLVRSIDCLGRYGGEEFLLVLPQTPLDGAFITAERLRRAVMDIPFPEVAPEFRVTISLGAAELEEGEAMEALIARADQALYAAKGAGRNRVVSAEQTADTVP from the coding sequence GTGAGCAGCAGCCTGGACGAACGGATCAAGAGCCATCAGCACATTCGTAAACGCCGCACACTGATGACTTTTGGGTCTTACCTCCTCACCTTTGCCGTCGCCATGGCGGGATGGTCGTCTGGCTTGCTTGAACTGCGCTATGCGATGCATTTTCTCATCATGAGCGTCGCCATCAACGGCGGTTTTTATCTGTGCTTTCTGAGTAATTGGAATTTAAGCCGTAAGGATCCCAATCTTACGGAAGAGCAGATGCTGGTCTCGTTATTCCCCCCGCTGTATATCATGTACTTCATGGATGACAATCAGGCCCGCAGCGCGGTGGCGATGGTGGCTATTATCCCTTTGTTATACGGTATCCTCGGCATCGACACTAAGCGTTATATTCGTGTTGCTGCAGCCTATTTCGGAGGTTATCTGGGGCTGCTGTGTTTGTTGTTATGGTTAAAGCCGCGCCTGGTGACGCCAAACTCTGAATTTGTACTGTTGACTGCGCTTTTCATGGTGATGGCGCAAATGGCTCTGATCGGCGGCTTTATCAGTAAATTACGTGCGAGCCTCAGGGTAAAGAATCATCAATTGAACGAAGCGCTGGAAAAAATCAGCGTGATGGCGAGTACGGATGAGTTAACCGGGCTCTGTACTCGACGTGAACTAATGAAGCAATTATCCAATGAGATCAGTCGTTGCCGGCGTAGTTCAGGGGCTTTGTCTCTCTGTTTGCTGGACATCGATCACTTCAAGCGCATCAACGATTCTTATGGTCACCAGGCCGGTGACGCCGTGCTGAAAAAAGTGGCGGAAACCATGCAGTCCCTGGTGCGCTCCATCGATTGTTTGGGACGCTATGGTGGCGAGGAGTTTTTGCTGGTTCTCCCGCAAACCCCTCTCGACGGCGCTTTCATTACGGCTGAGCGACTGCGACGGGCGGTGATGGATATTCCCTTTCCAGAAGTCGCGCCGGAGTTTCGCGTCACCATATCTCTTGGCGCGGCGGAGCTGGAAGAGGGAGAGGCCATGGAAGCCTTGATCGCCAGAGCGGATCAAGCCTTGTATGCGGCCAAAGGCGCGGGACGTAATCGAGTGGTATCCGCGGAGCAAACCGCGGACACCGTGCCCTAA
- a CDS encoding DUF2235 domain-containing protein — protein sequence MGKSIVVCCDGTWNRPESEQDVNCHPTNVLKLVRSITPCYQGAHQVVFYDMGVGVNGLWDRFVGGALGAGLADNVMDAYRFLANNWSEGDRIYLFGFSRGAYTVRSLAGFIHLFGLLPKYEMKNFPLAYSYYRTQPEEREQLAQAYTARRLIDLVESQNRRVEIEFMGVWDTVGALGAPITGLRALSRRWVGFHDTQLSDTVKFAVQALAIDELRKPFSPDLWTHHPDASELRRDRDNQRILQVWLPGSHSDVGGGYSEAELSDLTLAFMSEQARAHGLYSDPSMVMSTAEEHREMGSLHDEFNGIYSAMGEFCRPIGPQQREELGLELGVNEKIHHFAKVRSDNKGAGLNKGNLYAAFNDHVPLFYPRRCERILVDEAAVSATLTGTGELCRVLDYSGAGARLEAVGAISEHNRVTVRHPLWGERFAEVKWRNGQEAGLAFAA from the coding sequence ATGGGCAAGTCGATAGTTGTCTGCTGCGACGGTACTTGGAATAGACCGGAATCCGAACAGGATGTGAATTGTCATCCTACGAACGTGCTCAAACTGGTGCGCTCTATTACGCCTTGTTACCAAGGGGCGCATCAGGTGGTGTTCTACGATATGGGCGTGGGTGTGAACGGTTTGTGGGACCGTTTTGTTGGGGGCGCGTTGGGTGCAGGACTGGCCGATAATGTCATGGATGCTTATCGCTTTCTGGCTAATAACTGGTCGGAAGGTGATCGCATTTATCTGTTTGGATTCAGCCGCGGCGCCTACACTGTCAGGTCTCTCGCCGGCTTCATTCATTTATTCGGGTTACTGCCGAAATATGAAATGAAAAATTTCCCTTTAGCCTACAGCTATTATCGCACCCAGCCAGAGGAACGTGAGCAGTTGGCGCAGGCCTACACTGCCCGTCGCTTGATTGATCTGGTGGAGAGTCAGAATCGGCGCGTGGAAATTGAGTTCATGGGGGTGTGGGACACCGTTGGCGCGTTGGGCGCTCCCATTACGGGTTTGCGCGCGCTGTCCCGACGCTGGGTGGGGTTCCATGACACGCAGTTGTCCGATACGGTGAAGTTCGCCGTGCAGGCTCTTGCGATTGACGAGTTGCGCAAGCCGTTCTCCCCGGATCTGTGGACTCATCATCCTGACGCTTCCGAGCTGCGCCGTGACCGGGATAACCAGCGCATATTGCAGGTTTGGTTGCCGGGTAGCCATTCGGATGTGGGAGGCGGTTACAGTGAAGCGGAGTTGTCAGATTTGACCCTGGCGTTCATGAGTGAACAAGCCAGGGCTCATGGCCTCTACTCTGACCCGTCCATGGTGATGTCCACCGCTGAGGAGCATCGCGAAATGGGCTCCTTACATGATGAATTCAACGGCATTTATTCTGCTATGGGCGAATTCTGTCGTCCGATTGGTCCCCAGCAGCGAGAAGAGCTTGGGTTAGAACTGGGGGTGAATGAGAAAATTCATCACTTTGCGAAAGTAAGGTCGGACAATAAAGGCGCAGGGCTCAATAAGGGCAACTTGTACGCCGCATTCAATGATCATGTTCCGCTGTTCTATCCCCGTAGATGTGAGCGCATTCTTGTGGATGAAGCCGCAGTGAGCGCGACGCTTACCGGAACGGGAGAACTTTGCCGGGTGCTGGATTATTCCGGCGCTGGCGCCCGTTTGGAGGCGGTCGGCGCTATCAGCGAACACAATCGCGTTACCGTTCGGCATCCGTTATGGGGTGAGCGGTTTGCGGAAGTGAAATGGCGTAATGGACAAGAGGCGGGATTGGCATTCGCCGCATGA